The Streptomyces achromogenes genome window below encodes:
- a CDS encoding sugar ABC transporter substrate-binding protein: MRRIAIAVVASAMSLSLAGCGMLGASEKTGGATPTRSNAITVGVLMPEETNTRYAEFDYPIIKKKVAALTENQGRTDYANAASDEKTQDRQMQKMIDDKVDIILLDAVDAKAIAPMVKKAKEANIPVIAYDRLAEGPIDAYVSFDNELVGEVQGRSLVEAIPNANVSDKIVMVNGSPADPNAGQFKAGALSEINGRVTIAKSYDTDKWSPEVAQSNMTKAIAAIGKSDIAGVYSANDAMAGGIIKALEAAGVKDTDLPPITGQDAELPAVQRIITGEQFMSVYKPYPAMAEAAAEAAVAKVQGRDLQFEALTRDTVDSPTDKAIPAKLVTVVALTKKNIQQTVIADGIYKASDICTAKYKSACEALNLI, encoded by the coding sequence ATGCGTCGTATCGCCATAGCCGTCGTCGCCTCCGCGATGTCCCTCTCCCTCGCCGGGTGCGGGATGCTGGGGGCCTCGGAGAAGACCGGCGGCGCGACACCGACCCGGAGCAACGCGATCACGGTGGGCGTGCTGATGCCGGAGGAGACGAACACCCGTTACGCGGAGTTCGACTACCCGATCATCAAGAAGAAGGTCGCGGCGCTCACGGAGAACCAGGGCCGGACCGACTACGCCAACGCCGCCTCGGACGAGAAGACCCAGGACCGGCAGATGCAGAAGATGATCGACGACAAGGTCGACATCATCCTGCTGGACGCCGTCGACGCGAAGGCGATCGCGCCCATGGTGAAGAAGGCCAAGGAGGCGAACATCCCGGTCATCGCCTACGACCGCCTCGCCGAGGGCCCGATCGACGCGTACGTCTCCTTCGACAACGAGCTCGTCGGCGAGGTGCAGGGGCGCAGCCTCGTGGAGGCCATCCCGAACGCCAACGTCTCCGACAAGATCGTCATGGTGAACGGTTCGCCCGCGGACCCGAACGCCGGTCAGTTCAAGGCGGGCGCGCTCAGCGAGATCAACGGACGGGTCACGATCGCGAAGTCGTACGACACCGACAAGTGGAGCCCCGAGGTCGCCCAGTCCAACATGACCAAGGCGATCGCGGCCATCGGCAAGTCCGACATCGCCGGCGTCTACTCCGCCAACGACGCCATGGCCGGCGGCATCATCAAGGCCCTGGAGGCTGCGGGCGTCAAGGACACCGACCTGCCCCCGATCACCGGCCAGGACGCCGAACTGCCCGCCGTGCAGCGCATCATCACCGGTGAGCAGTTCATGAGCGTCTACAAGCCCTACCCGGCGATGGCCGAGGCCGCCGCGGAGGCCGCCGTCGCCAAGGTCCAGGGACGTGACCTCCAGTTCGAGGCGCTCACCCGCGACACGGTCGACAGCCCAACCGACAAGGCCATTCCGGCCAAGCTGGTCACGGTGGTCGCGCTGACGAAGAAGAACATCCAGCAGACCGTCATCGCCGACGGCATCTACAAGGCCTCCGACATCTGCACCGCCAAGTACAAGTCCGCCTGCGAGGCCCTCAACCTGATCTGA